The sequence ACATCGTCACGCAGTGGCAGCAGGTCGCGCCGGCGCTGCCGGACAACCTCATGATCCGGGTCGTCGTCCAGCAGCAGACGGCCAACTTCCAGTCCCTGTTCCTCGGCACGTGCGACGCACTACTGCCGGTAATGAGCAGCCGCTTCCCGGAGCTGGGGTTCAACTGCAGCTACTGCAGGGAGATGACATGGATCCAGTCCGTGCCCTACATCCACCTCGGCAGCGGCTCCACCGTGGAGGACCTCCTCAACCGGACCACCTCGGCGCCCGTCTTGACCAACGGGTACAAGGCGACGTCGGACTACGTCCGGCGAGCCATCCCCCGCGACGCGTGGGCCGCCATCTTCGCCAAGCTCGGGCAGCCCAACGCGGCACTCACGATCCTGGTCCTGGACCCCCTACGGCGCGGCGATCAGCGCCGTGCCGGAGGCGGCGACGCCGTACCCGCACCGTGCCGGCGTGCTGTACAACATCCAGTACATGAACTTCTGGTCCATGGCCGCTGGGGACGGGGCGGTGCAGACCAGGTGGATCAGGGACCTGTACGCGTTCATGGCGCCGTACGCGAGCAAGAACCCCAGGGAGGCCTACTTCAACTACAGGGACCTCGACCTGGGGAGGAACATCGTCGTGGGCAACGTCAGCAGCTACGAGGCCGGCAAGGTCTGGGGCGAGAAATACTTCAAGGGCAACTACAAGAGGCTCGCTCTGGCCAAGGGCAAGATCGACCCTGACGACTACTTCAGGAACGAGCAGAGCATCCCGCCTCTTGCGCAGAACAAGTGATCGATGATTCAAAACGGCGCGCCCACCATGGTCAAAACGAATTTAGTTTGAGTGCTGGCCACTTCCTTTAGAAAAATTCATAAAATTTGACTGTATATCTACATGTATTATTTGTATGATCTTTAATTAGAAAGTTTTATAAAATTACACAACATGACAGTGTGCAAGTTTAGCACAAAActctgcattttttttaaaaaaagattgTAGGAGCACTGCACTGTCATTTAAGATAGGAGAAACAAGTAGCGTCTTATATAGTCGATATTACATAAAAGGCCGAGAACTCTAACactgaaaaaaaggaaagaaacaagTAAAAACTAAGATACATGTAGAAACTAGGGCAGCTCTGGCCCTCCGCAGGCCAACTTTCTTGTGTGAACTTCCATCTTGATCTCATGCATTACGTCTGCTGGTGTACCTTGTTTGTGATCATTGTTTGTGATCAAACACTCGGCGATTTCGCTCTTTCCAGATGTTCCAAGCACAGTACATCGTCAAAGCAGCTTTGACCCTCCTTGTCTTCCTTGGCAGCTGTGCAAGTTCCTTTTGCCACCAGTCAATAATCTCTGAACTCAATTGTGGGGGGCGTACTAGTTGCTGGGTCCAGATTGCCATTTTCTCCCACACCAGCTGTGCAAATTGACAGTTCAAAACTAGATGTGTCGCTGTCTCCTGCTCCTGATTACATAGAGGACAGACCGGGTTGCATGGCCATTGCCTCGCAGTCAGCTTATCTGCTGTTAGTAGCTTACATTGCACCAATAACTAGGCGAAAAATTTATGTTTGCCTTCTGATTCCGCCTTCCAGATTGAGTCTCCACTGAAAAAACTATAGGAGCCCTTGAATTGTACATAGTAAGCTGACTTAGGACGTGTTTAGTTCATCGCCCTGTAAACGCAAAATTATTTTGCgattgaatcttgctaatttgaagtactaaatgaagtctatttataaaactttttgcatagatgggttgtaaatcgcgagacgaatctaatgatgctaattaatccatgattaatcaataattagcggatgattactgtagcattactgtagcaaatcatggattaagtaggctcgttagattcgtctcgcgatttacagcccatctatgcaaaaaattttgtaaaaagactttatttagtacttcaaattagtaaaattctatcgcaaaattttacatttttgtgtttttgcctttacggggtgggaactccatccgccgtccgccgccatgTGATCGTATCCGGTTCAGAGTTAAGCTGCACTTCCTGCACCATGAAAACTCTGCATTTAATGTGCCTTTGACATGgcttcatcacttgaccatATGAACTATTGATTGGTTGTTGGGAGGCCAAGAAGATTCAAATTCTCACTTCTGACCTCTCCAAGTTTGTTCTGATGGATTACGAGAGGCTGGGCCAGAATATAGTCTAAATTTAGAAGAGTACACGAAAAGGACAATTGAAATCAAAAGAAACTCCTCCCTGCTGGCTCATTTAGAACCAGAACAGTTCTAAAGTCCTCTCAGGCTCAACGattgagggtgtgtttagatcccacaaAAACCCCTCCAACATCCAAACTTTTcgtcacatcgaaacattaaatatagcaaataatccatgcatggagtactaaatgtaggtaaataaaaaaactaattgcatagttttgatgtacgttgcgagacgaatcttttgagcctagttaggtcatggtaggacaatatttaccacaaacaaacgaaaagtgctacagtgcacTACAGTGTAGAGGCAAGCCATGGCATCACCCGTTCCTACAAATGCATTTTAGGGGCAGCTGATGGCATggcccacccctacaaatggtttcacacaaaaaaaaatataactttttcatataatctcggatgaagtcaaactttatatcaaaattgtagagaatgatgAGATCTAAGACTTTGTAGTTgatcacttttttatttgaaatcatCTAATGGTCCCAAAAAATATAATAAGATCtctaatagctataactatatagtatctcatataactTAAGTCATACTTTGAGGTTTCAATAATCTTAATCTTaatatacactgaaatatacttgacatttttttgtttttatagttcacaataactatagtgtaaaagtttcatatctttttaatttattttgctatatataaataattaaataaaattcagataaaattaaaaaatatttgtagAAGCGGGTGATGCAAATCAtattatttttagaggcggacGACCGCGCCACCCGCCCCTATAGATATTTTCACCTGCTCCCGCGAGCCTCCCAAACCCACCGCCCGCCTCCCACGTTCAAACATCCCCACCCACTCTCTAGCATCCCACGTTCAACATAAATAAAGTCATCCTCGTCCACCGACCGCACCACTACCAAGTCACCCAAGCTTATCTTCATCTATCTCTCTCATCTTGCTACCCATCCATTCATCTGGGTCTGGCACCCAGAGTCCTCACCACTGTGGCAGCGAGGCGGCATGGTGGCCCGTGGCCGACGGCGGGCAGGTCGGCACGGCGCAGGCGTCGCTCGGCCGTGAGTCTTCGGAGCGCGGCCCGGGAGGCGCGCGACCGTGGGTCTTCGGAGCGGGGCGTGGCGCAGCGGCCGCGGGTCTTCGCTGCGGACACGACGGCACGCGGCCAGGCAGCTCCTGGCATCCGCGGAGTGCGCGGTGGGTCAGCTCCCGGCATCGGTGGTGCACATGGCGCGTCGGGGCAGCTCGCGGCATCGGGTGTCCATCGGCGGGCCGCGACCCACGGCGGCAAGGCTGCTCGCGGCAGCGACACGATGGCGCGCAGGGGGCAGCTCCCGGCGTTCGCGAAGTGCACGGCGGGTCACCACCCGGCGTCGGCAGCGCGGACGGCGTCGCGCACGGCGGGGCAGACTCCCGGCGTCGGCGGTGCACACAACGCGTCGGGGCAGCTCGCGGCATTGGGTCTTCCGTCGGCGTgacgcggcgcacggcggcgaggctgcTCACGGCAGCATGGCGGGGCAACTCGTGGTGGTGCGCACGTCGCAGCGTGGGGGCAGCTGCGGTGGCTGCCGGGCACGCGGCGGGCACGGCAGGGGCGGCCTCCGGCCCAGCGGCGTTGCCTACGTCGCCGGCCTCCGCAcctgctttttttttgtttttttaatcggTCTCTAGGGGCAGGTGacccatcacccgcccctaaaaccgcccttaaaaataaatttgtaggggcaggtgagAATACATTTTCAAAGCACGTGCGTTACCTGCTCCTACAAACAGTTATTTTTAGCTGTGAAAAGTAAGGGCGGGTGCGGCATCCATTCCTAAAAATACCTTTTTACCTGCTCCTACAACTGTTTATGTAGTAGTGTTTGATCTCAACGTTCGTTTagaggacgatgacgacggtgaCATTCCCTTGGATCTCAACAAGCATAAAGCTGACGACGGCAATGCTAGTTTTGATCTCAACGAGCCTGTACATGATGAGCATGGCAACAGCACTACTCCTACCTCTTCTTGTCTAGTTGCATGTATTCTTCTCTTGTCGCTGAATTATCATGTTCTATTTTTTATAGGATTTGATTTGAACTTGCCAGTAGATGAATTTGGAGCTGTTGATTTTGATTATGTACAAAACCTAGCTGGTAAGCATGCCTATTATTTTGATTATGAATAAGTTTGTTTTTTTCCTATATTTAGATCATGCCGATCAAGTAAACCAACGGAAACATGATTATTCTGATCATGTTAGACAACAAGTGTACCAAGCACTGTTGATGAGAAGCAAGAATGGGAGACTAGACAAGCACGATACAAAGATTCGAACAGTTCAGCGCATATGGCAGCAAGGTAAAAATCAACTTGTTCAAAACATCCCAGTCAAGGTTCCTAATCTAAAAAAGGTAGAAGTGGCCGTAAAGCAATCCCTCTTGATTTGGAAAAATTGAGGAACATTCCTGTCCAACAAAGAATGACAATAAAAGATGTGTCTAATAGACTTGGTATTAGCAAATCTAGGATACAAAGGTATTTGAATATGGGTGTTCTTATGCGCCACTCTAGTAGCATCAAACGTTACCTCACTGATGCTAACAGGAAGACTAGGTTGAAGTGGTGCATTGACATGATTGACAAAGGTTTGCTTGATGATCCAAAGTTCAATGATTTTTTTGACTTTGTGTTTATTGATGAGAAGTGGTTCTACCTCCATCAAAAATCGGAGAGGTACTACTTGCTACCAGATGAAGATGAACCACATCATACCTACAAAAATAAGAACTACATCCCTAGGATCATgttcttgtgtgtgtgtgtgtgtgtgtgcttgACCAagatttagaaatagagaatgTGTGTTTGATGAAAAAATAGGTTGCTTTCCACTAGTCACTTTTGAACAAGATATTAGAGGAAGTCACAATCGCCTTCGTGGTGAGCAAGTAATCAAGCCAATCCAATCAATCACAAGAGATGTCATAAGAGATTTCATGATAAGTAGAGCGTTGCCTGCAATTAGAGAAAAGTGGCCAAGAGAAGATGTGCACAAGtcaattttcatacaacaagaTAATGCTCCTACTCATTTAAAAATGGATGATCCTCAATTTTGTGAGTTTACAAAGCAAGATGGGTTTGACATTAGGCTTATATGTCAGCCACCCAATTGTCCAGATTTTAACATTCTAGATTTGGGTTTCTTTCAAGCTATTCAATACAAGAAAAATGCTAAGACAATGCAAGAACTAATTCCAGTAGTGGAAGAGGTAAATGATCATCCATTTGATTGTTTCAATACAATGAAGATTCTAAGACAATGAAAGATCTAATTTTTTTACCAAATGTTTTGTAGGCATTCTTGGAGTACAGTCCATGGAAAGCAAACATGATATTTGTAACACTACAAactgttttgaaggaaacaatGAAGATTAAAGGTTGCAATAATATAAAGATTCCTCACATGCAGAAACAAAGACTAAAGGGGGAAGATAGGCTGCCATTGCAAATTCCTTGTGAAGCTTCATTGCTAGCTGAAGCCATCAGTAGTCTGCCTGCAAATTAGAAGATGCAATTTAGTTTATGCAAAAGATGTGCCGAATGCTTATGTATCTTAGTTTAAATGCATGTACCTTATTGTTCGTTGTTTGTTTCATCTTTGTTCGCCTAGGGACTGTTCTTTGCCTGCTTCATCTCCTCCAACTTCTTTACAACTTGTTCAGGCAGAATGATGGTCTCACCACGCATTTCAAGTTTCTCCACATCAGGAATGAAGAACTCACAATCAAACTTGTCCATGTCAAGGAAGAACCTTGCTGGGATGTCATAGTCTTCATGCAAAAGGCCACAACTGGCACACCTCTGAGCGTTGCGGCGAGCTTGGTAACAGGCTTCTCCGAAGATGCTGCTGGTGTGGAACATGCCGCAGCGAGGACAGTCCACCACCTTGTCGACGTCTGGCACCTCCTCGATGGAGTACGGCACCTCCTCGACGGTGTCCGGCACCTCCTCGACGGAGTCCGGCACCTGCTTGATGATGTCTAGCGGGTCGACGGTGTCCAGTGAGTCTCCGACGAGCACATCTACCGAGTCCTATGCCACCAGTGAGTCCGCGAACACCTCCTATGATCCCGCGATCACCTCCTCCGACCTGCAATCCATGGCGAACCCTAAATCCTAGCtatttgcggcggcggcgagctctaagcggagaagaagaaaaggcgTGCATGCTCTGGCGTTGCTGGAGGGCACGCGGGGCGAGCTATGAATGCGGGCAAGTTATGATGGGGCTTGCACGCGTTGAATGTGGTGGCAGCGCAATGGACGGGCACGCAACGGGTAGAGACATGGGGCAGGCCAGGGGAAGTCGGGGCAAATTGCCAACGCGGAGAGCCAGGACGTCAAGTTTTGTGGAATCAGGCCAACAGCCCAGGACGTCAAGTTTTGTGAATATGGAGTACTGTTTATTGGTTCCCTAGATCATCaataaatgcaaatgcattGAAATAAGAAAAGTAACATCTACTCACTACGGGATTCAGCTTATTTGTCGTGTGCTAGAGGTACACGGCAAAGGCTTTATTGTGTGCTACACACGGTGAAGAGCTCATGCCAAACGCCGGCCGGCAAAGACACCTTTATCGTGGGCCCTTTTTCGAGCTGCATTTTTGACACTCGACAAAAAAGTGAATGAGAAATAAAAACAATCTCGGCCGTACCCCCACTGCCACCCCACCGCTAGCCGCTACCACCACTAGGctccccaccaccaccaggccCGCCACCACCATGCCACTATTGCTGCCATCACCAGGCTCGCCACCACCATGCCGCCAGCgaagggggaggggaggggaggcagaggagcaaccggccggcctggccatTATCCTCGCCGTGGTCCAACCACTCCATGTGTCGCAGcttggaggggagggagaggagggggtggtggtcgggagggaggagggtgccggcgtggagggagggagggaggcggcggggagggagtAGAGGAGGGGGCGGTTCTAAgggtggggagggaggaggagaggggcggtGGGAAGGGAGGAGGGTGTCGACAGGAGAGGAGGGGGCTGTAGTGTATTCTGAGGGAGGGACGGAAGaaggaggcagtggcgggaagGAGGGACAAAGCCGGCAGGGAgataggagggagggaggcagcGGGAGGTCGgggagaggaagggagagagacgacggagaaggaggaggaaggggataagggttTTGGTGGGGGAGAGGGCGATTTTATAAGCAATCATCATCGAATCTCAGCCGTCGGATCATGATCAACGCCCCCATAGCGAGGGAAGACTTGTTTGTTATGTGCCACCCAAGAAACACACGACAAACTTTTTTATACCAATGACAATTATGTAATTGCACTTGATACATTAAAAATATCATATAGTTCCAAAAAAATACCAAAATTTTATGTGTAACAATTTATATTGTCTATTGGctatagaaaaaatttcaaagtcAAGCCCAAATTCGATTGTCACTTTCACTCCAAACCTAACCACATCCTTCTCAACTCTTTGATTCTTCTTCATGGATGTTTCCATTTGTAAGCATCATACGTGACAAAATTGTGAAACtcactcaaatttttaccacaaCTTCCACATATGATATCATGGAATATTAataaatctcataattttcagactttatttgcttttttttagaattttaaaatatTCGAACACACGTTCTTGGTCGTGTTTCCTAGATAAGATGTTCgaaatttctttttatttgatGGGTAGGACCTCAAACTAGgttaaataacatgaatatcattttttcacacattttattctattatttgaatCACTTGCAATTCAAATTTCACTTAATTCAAAAAACTACTTGAAATGCAATTAATTAGTTAAGTatagaaaataaatacaaagatataccatattttaacatggagtaCCACTTGTACGTGAAGAGTAGAAAAAGTTTCAAGGTAAGAAgagaaaataaatttattactttgtcgtgtgccaaaataaaacacacgACAAAGCATGACTTTGCTGTGTGCCATAAAAGCACATGACAAAGCATGGCTTTGACATGTGCCAAAAAAAAGCACATGACAAAGTATagttttgccgtgtgttatATTTTTACCGCGTCGGCAAAAAGGttcttgtttgccgtgtgcccgatagaaAGCACACAGCAAACTACCGGGCACACGCAAAGAGCCAGATTCTGGTAGTGACTTAAACAGTTGATTGGCTCCATGCCCTTCTCAattacaatttttcttttttttaaaaaaaagaagaacacTATTTTGAAAGCTTCCTTGTCGCCAGAGGAAGGCCTACCGATAGAAAGCACGTGGAAAACTACTAGGCACATGGCAATGAGCTGGATTCTGGCAGTGACATAAATAGTTGATTGGATCCATGCCTTTTCTCaattgcatttttttatttttttaaaaagaaagcaGAACACTACTTTGAAAGCCTCCTTGTCGCCAGAGGAAGTCCTGGGTGCTTAttaatgggggggggggggggattcaaGCGCAACACTGGTAGTACGCTAAGAAACTCATCAAGGTTGATGCGATGGTTTCACATGGGGGTCAccaattttggaatttttcctAACATCTGCCATTCCTGACATGCCACCTGCTAAAAGATGTTAGGGTCTGTGCTAGAACGGTTACATCCTCTCTTTGCTGCTGAAATTAAAACTGCTGCACCATTAGTTTAGCGGGATGTGTTTACAGCTTAGTTTGGTGTAAATTTTCCGACTAGGGCTAGGAAGTTATGCTATCACGCCGTTCAGCTAGACTATTTATTAAGCTGCTTGAGAGCTTTTTTTTGCTACCTGGGTTGGTGCTACTGCTGCCAGCAGTCCAGCTGCAGACCGAGCGAGGGGAGACAAAAGGAAGGCCACCGTCAGGTATAGGCAAGCCGAACGGCTGCAGCTGCTAAATTAAACCCAGCCCGAATCAGTCAAGCGGCTGGCTTTAGCCCAGCCGAAAggtgtgtatgtgtatgtggcTAGGGACATAGGATCTTCCTGTTGTGCAGTCCATGTTAAAAATTAAACAATTA comes from Panicum virgatum strain AP13 chromosome 4K, P.virgatum_v5, whole genome shotgun sequence and encodes:
- the LOC120702151 gene encoding uncharacterized protein LOC120702151; this translates as MARRGQLPAFAKCTAGHHPASAARTASRTAGQTPGVGGAHNASGQLAALVRAGAASIPKNTFLPAPTTVYVVVFDLNVRLEDDDDGDIPLDLNKHKADDGNASFDLNEPVHDEHGNSTTPTSSCLVACILLLSLNYHVLFFIGFDLNLPVDEFGAVDFDYVQNLADHADQVNQRKHDYSDHVRQQVYQALLMRSKNGRLDKHDTKIRTVQRIWQQGILGVQSMESKHDICNTTNCFEGNNED